In Zingiber officinale cultivar Zhangliang chromosome 6A, Zo_v1.1, whole genome shotgun sequence, a single genomic region encodes these proteins:
- the LOC121994464 gene encoding receptor-like protein EIX2 has translation MARGNAHFLILILSLLGIHLQEINLCDGVLNSSCNPVERSALLEFKQGLKDTTNRLSSWMGEDCCKWEGVACSNRTRHVIMLDLRNSHPFSNESLGGELKPSLLGLKYLKYLDLSMNNFGGVNVPKFMGSFHHLQYLNLSGAGLGGVLPHQLGNLSNLQYLDLNNDFGLDEFRIDDALWISGLSSLRHLKMKNVNLQNVSNWLQALNVLPSVEEIHLSSCDIEHIPLSLQHVNFTSLALLDLSGNRISPSIPTWLFNISGLQYLDLSHNNLHGHIPSLFENLVSLNNLNLAANSFIQGEIPISLRNLCKLQS, from the coding sequence ATGGCTAGAGGGAACGCCCATTTTCTCATCCTGATTCTGTCTTTACTAGGCATTCATCTCCAAGAAATCAATCTATGCGATGGAGTTCTAAACTCAAGCTGCAACCCTGTTGAGAGAAGTGCTCTGTTGGAATTCAAACAAGGCCTCAAGGATACTACCAACAGGTTGTCTTCTTGGATGGGTGAAGACTGCTGCAAGTGGGAAGGTGTGGCATGTAGCAACCGTACCAGGCATGTGATCATGCTTGACCTTCGCAATTCACACCCTTTTTCTAACGAGAGTTTAGGAGGTGAGTTGAAGCCTTCCTTACTGGGTTTGAAGTACCTAAAGTACCTTGACCTGAGCATGAACAATTTTGGAGGGGTTAATGTTCCAAAATTCATGGGATCATTTCACCATCTTCAATATCTTAACCTCTCCGGAGCTGGATTGGGTGGAGTCCTCCCTCATCAACTTGgtaatctctccaatctacaataTCTTGACTTGAACAATGATTTCGGATTGGACGAATTTAGAATCGATGATGCATTATGGATTTCTGGGCTTTCTTCTCTGAGGCATTTAAAAATGAAGAACGTTAATCTTCAAAACGTTAGTAATTGGCTCCAAGCTCTCAATGTTCTTCCTTCCGTTGAAGAGATCCATTTATCTTCATGTGATATTGAACACATCCCACTCTCTCTCCAACATGTAAACTTCACCTCACTTGCTTTGCTTGATTTGTCTGGTAATCGCATTTCCCCTTCAATACCCACTTGGTTATTCAATATAAGTGGCCTTCAATATCTTGACCTTAGTCATAACAATCTTCATGGTCATATTCCATCCCTCTTTGAAAATTTGGTTTCTCTCAACAACCTAAATTTAGCTGCAAACTCTTTTATACAAGGGGAGATACCTATTTCATTGAGGAATCTATGCAAGCTGCAAAGTTAA
- the LOC121995381 gene encoding receptor-like protein EIX1: MDLSEFDVIFSGCIKTSLEILELSYTGLTGQLPEWLWELKRLRSLDLSNNQIFGSIPASLGQLVSLEEVYFNDNQINGTISESVGRLSELVYLDLNSNFFVGEMSEAHLASLTKLKYLSLSSNSLALKFEHNWLPPFQLESIWMSSCILGPDFPEWLQKQENILILHMTNVGIVDAMPEWFWSLISGAYYVDISDNQISGRGQFSLESSWENCLIVGIALQHLRVFDFSRNNIFGGIPKSMCSLSSLNSLHLSNNNLSGQLPLSLKYCQKLLILDLGYNEFSGEIPTWVGRRLISLQFLRLRSNKLCGNIPPNLSLLGNIQILDLVGNKLSGTIPQSFGNFIAMTVIRKIPSLLMHVLEVYYMESMLVSTKGGSQEYNKLLTLLNIMDLSNNNLIGKIPTELMNLSGLFGLDLSGNHLTGEIPEKISALQQLESLDLSRNNLSGGIPHSMANMSSLGFLNLSYNNLSGEIPLGNQLLTLFSDPLVYMGNFDLCGFPLDRSCKGSETTQTSNHIDDKNENEMIWLYISFALGFLTGFWTICGTLLLKKNWKICYFRFFDNTFDKVYVCIMMNFRKFAL, encoded by the exons ATGGATTTGTCAGAGTTCgatgttatattttcaggttgtaTCAAAACAAGTTTAGAGATTCTTGAACTGTCTTACACTGGACTTACTGGCCAGTTACCTGAATGGCTATGGGAGCTCAAAAGGCTTAGATCTCTTGATTTGTCTAATAATCAAATTTTTGGCTCTATTCCTGCATCGCTTGGACAACTAGTTTCATTGGAAGAAGTTTATTTTAATGACAATCAAATTAATGGGACTATATCAGAAAGTGTAGGGAGGTTATCAGAGCTAGTTTATTTGGACCTCAACTCCAATTTCTTTGTGGGTGAAATGTCAGAAGCACATCTTGCCAGTTTGACAAAGTTAAAATATTTGAGTTTGTCATCAAACTCCTTGGCTTTAAAGTTTGAGCACAATTGGCTTCCTCCTTTTCAGCTTGAATCCATTTGGATGAGTTCTTGCATCTTGGGTCCTGATTTCCCAGAATGGCTTCAGAAGCAAGAAAATATATTAATCCTTCATATGACGAATGTTGGTATTGTTGATGCTATGCCAGAATGGTTTTGGAGCTTGATTTCTGGAGCCTACTATGTGGATATATCTGACAACCAAATTAGTGGCAGA GGCCAATTCTCCCTAGAATCATCATGG GAAAATTGCTTAATTGTTGGAATAGCTCTTCAGCACTTAAgagtgtttgatttttcaagaaaCAATATATTTGGAGGGATTCCAAAATCAATGTGCTCACTTTCGTCACTTAATTCATTGCATCTGAGCAATAACAATCTATCTGGACAGTTACCTTTGTCCTTAAAGTACTGTCAAAAACTACTCATTCTTGATCTGGGATATAATGAGTTCAGTGGTGAAATACCAACATGGGTAGGAAGAAGGCTCATCTCACTCCAATTTCTCAGATTGAGATCCAATAAATTGTGTGGAAATATTCCACCCAATCTTTCATTACTAGGTAACATACAAATCCTTGACCTTGTAGGAAATAAGCTCTCAGGCACCATTCCACAAAGCTTTGGAAACTTTATTGCCATGACAGTCATTAGAAAAATTCCTAGTTTGCTCATGCATGTACTTGAAGTTTATTATATGGAGAGCATGCTAGTGTCAACTAAAGGTGGTTCTCAAGAGTATAATAAGTTGCTTACGCTTTTGAATATAATGGATCTTTCAAATAATAACTTGATTGGTAAAATCCCTACTGAGCTAATGAACCTATCAGGATTGTTCGGTTTGGATTTATCTGGAAATCATTTAACAGGAGAAATCCCAGAAAAGATCAGTGCATTGCAACAACTGGAGTCTCTTGATTTGTCTAGAAACAATTTATCCGGTGGAATTCCTCATAGCATGGCCAATATGTCATCTTTGGGTTTTTTAAATTTGTCCTATAACAACTTATCAGGCGAAATTCCACTCGGTAATCAGCTCCTAACTTTATTCAGTGATCCATTAGTCTACATGGGAAATTTTGATCTTTGTGGGTTCCCTCTTGATCGGAGTTGCAAGGGAAGTGAGACAACACAAACTTCAAATCACATAGATGACAAGAATGAAAATGAAATGATATGGCTATACATAAGTTTTGCTCTCGGTTTTCTTACTGGATTTTGGACAATTTGCGGGACACTACTACTGAAGAAGAATTGGAAGATTTGCTATTTCAGATTTTTCGACAACACATTTGACAAGGTTTATGTATGCATTATGATGAACTTTCGGAAATTTGCTCTGTAA
- the LOC121995382 gene encoding receptor-like protein EIX1, producing the protein MAKRNAHFLFLMLFLLGIHLQEINLCNGALNSSCNPVERSALVEFKQGLEDTTNRLSSWMGQDCCTWEGVACSNRTGHVIKLDLRNPHPFSDIDYLPYNEWSLGGELNPSLLGLKYLKYLDLSMNYFGGADIPKFMGSFYHLQYLNLSRAGLGGLLPHQFGNLSNLQYLDLYNDLEPYFGAQVREFRIDDAIWISGLSSLRQLNMENVNLQNVSNWLRALNTLPSIEEIHLSSCGIEHVQLSLPHVNFTSLALLDLSYNSIGSSIPTWLFNISGLQYLDLSHNNFTGPIPSLFGNLVSLSDLNLAENYFIKGAIPISLRNLCKLQSLKLWGINISMDLSELNVIFSGCIKISLEILELPDAGLTGQLPEWLGELKRL; encoded by the coding sequence ATGGCTAAAAGGAACGCCCATTTTCTCTTCCTGATGTTGTTTTTACTAGGCATTCACCTCCAAGAAATCAATCTCTGCAATGGAGCTCTAAACTCAAGCTGCAACCCTGTTGAGAGAAGTGCTCTGGTGGAGTTCAAACAAGGCCTCGAAGATACTACTAACAGGTTGTCTTCTTGGATGGGTCAAGACTGCTGCACGTGGGAAGGTGTGGCATGCAGCAATCGCACCGGGCATGTGATAAAGCTTGACCTTCGCAATCCACACCCTTTTTCTGATATTGATTATCTTCCATACAACGAGTGGAGTTTAGGAGGTGAGTTGAATCCTTCTTTACTGGGTTTGAAGTATCTTAAGTACCTTGACCTgagcatgaactattttggaggAGCTGATATTCCAAAATTTATGGGATCATTTTATCATCTTCAATATCTTAACCTCTCCAGAGCTGGATTGGGTGGACTCCTCCCTCATCAATTTGGTAATCTCTCCAACCTGCAGTATCTTGATTTGTATAATGACTTGGAACCGTATTTCGGAGCTCAAGTTCGTGAATTTAGAATTGATGATGCAATCTGGATTTCTGGGCTTTCTTCTCTGAGGCAACTAAATATGGAGAATGTTAATCTTCAGAATGTTAGTAATTGGCTCCGAGCTCTCAATACTCTTCCTTCCATCGAAGAGATCCATTTATCTTCATGTGGTATTGAACACGTCCAACTCTCCCTCCCACATGTAAACTTCACCTCACTTGCTTTGCTTGATTTGTCTTATAATTCTATTGGCTCTTCAATACCCACTTGGTTATTCAATATAAGTGGCCTTCAATATCTTGACCTTAGTCATAACAACTTTACTGGTCCTATTCCATCGCTCTTTGGAAACTTAGTTTCTCTCAGCGACCTAAATTTAGCTGAAAACTATTTTATAAAAGGGGCGATACCTATTTCATTGAGGAATCTATGCAAGCTGCAAAGTTTAAAACTGTGGGGCATCAATATCAGCATGGATTTGTCAGAGCTCAATGTAATATTTTCAGGTTGCATCAAAATAAGTTTAGAGATTCTTGAACTGCCTGACGCTGGACTTACTGGTCAGTTACCTGAATGGCTAGGGGAACTCAAAAGGCTTTGA
- the LOC121995383 gene encoding receptor-like protein EIX1, translating into MSEAHFANLTKLKYLSLALNSLALKFERNWLPPFHLEYIVMGSCILGPDFPGWLQKQENMTFLMMANVSIVDDMPDWFWSLISGAHYVDISSNQISGRLPNLVHLNQVSKLDISSNNFSGLLPYFPQGLYVLDVHDNSFSGPILPEIIMGMPNLIFLSLSKNNLNGTIPSSLCHLQGMTTLDLSDNLLSGKLPDCWNSSSELNVLDFSINNISGGIPKSICSPPSLYSLNLNNNNLSGELPLSLKYCQQLVILDVEYNELRGEIPRWMGGSLAFLMTLKLRSNKLVGNIPPNLSLLRYLQVLDLAENEFSGTIPRSFGNFNGMKVVRNTTELPTDLFASTYTQIMPFSTKGNIREYEDLSSLNIIDLSNNNLIGRIPTELMNLSKLFSLDLSGNHLTGEIPENISALQQLESLDLSRNNLSGGIPSSMANMSSLEFLNSSYNNLSGRIPIGGQLLTFSDPLVYIGNLYLCGFPVNRSCKDSETTQTPNRIDDKNENEMIWLYTSFALGFLTGFWIIWGTLLLKKNWKICYFRFIDNTYDKVYVWIMLKLPRM; encoded by the coding sequence ATGTCAGAAGCACATTTTGCCAATTTGACAAAGTTGAAATATTTGAGCTTGGCATTAAACTCCTTGGCTCTAAAGTTTGAGCGTAATtggcttcctccttttcatcttgAGTACATTGTTATGGGCTCTTGCATCTTGGGTCCCGATTTTCCAGGATGGCTTCAGAAGCAGGAAAATATGACATTCCTTATGATGGCAAATGTTAGTATCGTCGATGATATGCCAGACTGGTTTTGGAGCTTGATTTCTGGAGCACATTATGTGGATATCTCTAGCAACCAAATCAGTGGCAGACTACCTAATTTAGTGCATTTAAACCAGGTAAGTAAACTTGATATAAGTTCTAACAACTTCAGTGGCCTTCTTCCATATTTTCCTCAAGGTTTGTATGTACTAGACGTCCACGACAATTCATTCTCAGGGCCAATTCTCCCTGAAATCATCATGGGTATGCCAAATCTCATTTTCTTATCGctctccaaaaataatttaaatggtACTATTCCCTCGTCTTTGTGCCACCTTCAAGGGATGACCACCCTTGATCTTTCAGATAATCTCTTGTCAGGAAAATTGCCTGATTGTTGGAATAGCTCTTCAGAACTTAATGTGTTAGATTTTTCAATAAACAATATTTCGGGAGGAATTCCTAAATCAATATGTTCACCTCCATCACTTTATTCATTGAATCTGAACAATAACAATCTATCTGGAGAGTTACCTCTGTCTTTAAAATATTGTCAACAACTAGTCATTCTTGATGTGGAATATAATGAGCTCAGAGGTGAAATACCAAGATGGATGGGAGGAAGTCTTGCCTTCCTTATGACTCTCAAATTGAGATCCAATAAATTGGTTGGAAATATTCCTCCCAATCTTTCATTACTAAGATATCTCCAAGTCCTTGACCTTGCAGAAAATGAGTTCTCAGGCACCATTCCGCGAAGCTTTGGAAACTTCAATGGCATGAAAGTCGTTAGAAATACAACTGAATTGCCCACGGATTTATTTGCAAGTACTTATACGCAGATTATGCCATTTTCAACTAAAGGGAATATTCGAGAGTACGAAGATCTATCTTCGCTGAATATAATTGATCTTTCAAATAATAACCTGATTGGTAGAATTCCTACTGAACTAATGAACCTATCAAAATTGTTCAGTTTGGATTTATCTGGAAATCATTTAACAGGAGAAATTCCAGAAAACATTAGTGCATTACAACAATTGGAGTCTCTAGACTTGTCCAGAAATAATTTATCTGGAGGAATTCCTTCTAGTATGGCCAATATGTCATCCTTGGAGTTTTTAAATTCGTCCTATAACAATTTATCAGGCAGAATTCCAATCGGTGGTCAACTTCTAACATTCAGTGATCCATTAGTCTACATTGGAAATCTTTATCTATGTGGGTTCCCTGTAAATCGAAGTTGCAAGGACAGTGAGACAACACAAACTCCAAATCGCATAGACGACAAGAATGAAAATGAAATGATATGGCTATACACAAGTTTTGCTCTCGGATTTCTTACAGGATTTTGGATAATTTGGGGGACATTGCTACTGAAGAAAAATTGGAAGATTTGCTATTTCAGATTTATCGACAACACATATGACAAAGTTTACGTGTGGATTATGCTGAAGCTACCTAGAATGTAG